From Enterococcus mundtii, the proteins below share one genomic window:
- a CDS encoding ABC transporter ATP-binding protein, translating to MSKIIEVKHLSKSYGSSKSPVKVLDNVSFSVEEGEFIGIMGPSGAGKTTLMNILSTINLPTMGSVMIQGNEITKMKKHELSDFRRKKIGFIFQTFNLIDTLNGKDNILLPLAIENMAKDEMDRRVLHVAQLLGIEELLKRYPDEMSVGQRQRIAAARALVVEPEVIFADEPTGSLDSKSATELLNYLKTVNEVEKSTILLVTHDPYTASYCNRILFIKDGVIFSEVIRRGTRKEFFEKVIDMQATIGGGGKINAL from the coding sequence ATGAGTAAAATAATCGAAGTAAAACATCTAAGTAAAAGTTATGGAAGTAGTAAATCACCGGTCAAGGTGTTAGACAATGTTTCTTTTTCAGTTGAAGAAGGAGAGTTTATTGGGATCATGGGGCCAAGTGGGGCTGGAAAAACTACTCTGATGAATATCTTATCAACGATCAATTTACCAACGATGGGTAGTGTGATGATCCAAGGGAATGAAATCACAAAAATGAAAAAACATGAATTGAGTGATTTCAGACGAAAAAAAATTGGCTTTATCTTTCAAACGTTCAATCTTATCGATACATTGAATGGTAAAGATAATATTTTACTTCCTTTGGCTATTGAAAATATGGCAAAAGATGAAATGGACCGAAGAGTTTTACATGTTGCCCAGCTTTTAGGGATCGAAGAATTACTAAAACGTTATCCTGATGAAATGTCAGTTGGACAAAGACAACGGATTGCGGCAGCTAGAGCTTTAGTAGTAGAACCAGAGGTGATCTTCGCAGACGAACCAACGGGATCATTGGATTCAAAATCAGCAACAGAATTGTTGAATTATTTAAAAACAGTCAACGAAGTCGAAAAATCAACGATCTTATTAGTGACACATGATCCTTATACAGCTAGTTATTGCAATCGTATTTTATTTATCAAAGATGGTGTGATTTTTTCAGAAGTGATCCGCCGAGGAACGAGAAAAGAATTCTTTGAAAAAGTCATCGACATGCAGGCGACGATTGGAGGAGGCGGTAAAATCAATGCTTTATAA